The following are encoded together in the Xanthomonas vesicatoria ATCC 35937 genome:
- the cutA gene encoding divalent-cation tolerance protein CutA, with amino-acid sequence MNASSLHLLFSTCPDADSADRIARALLDERLAACVTQLPGAQSLYRWNGAIERSTEVQLLIKTWEDVLPDTIARLRALHPYELPEAVAVQASAGLPAYLDWVRADTRKES; translated from the coding sequence ATGAACGCCTCTTCCCTCCATTTGTTGTTCAGCACCTGCCCGGATGCCGACAGTGCCGACCGCATCGCGCGTGCCTTGCTCGACGAACGGCTGGCCGCCTGCGTCACCCAGCTGCCCGGCGCGCAATCGCTGTACCGCTGGAATGGTGCGATCGAGCGCAGCACCGAGGTGCAGCTGCTGATCAAGACCTGGGAAGACGTCCTGCCCGACACCATCGCGCGGCTGCGGGCACTGCATCCGTATGAACTGCCGGAGGCGGTCGCTGTCCAAGCCAGCGCCGGGCTGCCGGCCTATCTCGATTGGGTCCGGGCCGACACCCGCAAGGAATCCTGA
- a CDS encoding endonuclease translates to MRLPSRAVSLRCTLPLACAFALTVTSANAAVFINELHYDDAGASGDTGEGVEVVATAGESLSGYRIYLYNGSAPSAATVYANTAVPAGSLISCGSQVRIATVSYASNGVQNGPNDGVALVDPGGQLVQFLSYEGAITGSGGPAGGVTSQNLPVSESNSSAVGSSLQLTGTGSAAANFSWAGSAAQTFGACNRGQTFNGSGGGGETGAAPTITSTTPAQGASGFPAAGDLSVGFSEAVTLSGGAFALRCASSGTVALSYPTSGTRFTLSTNTALVGGERCTLAITASAIRDASGLSPAANQSIAFTVATASGGGTGYYSRVNTTSPSQLRCSLNATIRGHTVYPYSGTGTNTWTILEMADEDPNNSGRILDAYRNRSYAKVSDRAGTGSGLTYNREHTWPNSLGFGSATGDRGLPYAPYTDTHMLYLTDTTFNADRGNKPYATCTSSCGERVTEVNDGSGGGSGRYPGNSNWVRTPDGNSGTFEVWGRRKGDMARAVMYMAIRYEGGLDAATGQSEPDLELTDDRSRIVQTSASSAYMGLLSTLLAWHQADPPDDAERARNQVIFSFQGNRNPFVDHPEWATAGLFTSAKPASCQLAN, encoded by the coding sequence ATGAGGTTGCCGTCCCGTGCTGTATCGCTGCGTTGCACCCTTCCCCTGGCCTGCGCGTTTGCGCTGACCGTCACCTCCGCCAATGCGGCGGTGTTCATCAATGAACTGCATTACGACGACGCAGGCGCCTCCGGCGACACCGGCGAAGGCGTGGAAGTGGTGGCCACCGCCGGCGAATCGCTGAGCGGCTACCGCATCTACCTGTACAACGGCAGCGCGCCCAGTGCGGCAACCGTCTATGCCAACACGGCGGTCCCGGCCGGCAGCCTGATCAGCTGCGGCAGCCAGGTGCGCATTGCCACCGTCAGCTACGCCAGCAACGGCGTGCAGAACGGGCCCAACGACGGCGTGGCGCTGGTGGACCCGGGTGGCCAACTGGTGCAGTTCCTGAGCTACGAAGGCGCCATCACCGGCAGCGGTGGCCCGGCGGGCGGTGTCACCAGCCAGAACCTGCCGGTCAGCGAGAGCAACAGCAGCGCGGTGGGCAGTTCGCTGCAACTCACCGGTACCGGCAGTGCCGCAGCCAACTTCAGCTGGGCGGGCTCGGCAGCGCAGACCTTCGGCGCGTGCAATCGCGGCCAGACCTTCAACGGCAGCGGCGGTGGCGGCGAAACCGGCGCCGCGCCGACGATCACCAGCACCACGCCCGCCCAGGGCGCGAGCGGCTTCCCGGCAGCCGGCGATCTGAGCGTTGGCTTCAGCGAAGCAGTGACGCTGAGCGGGGGCGCCTTTGCGCTGCGCTGCGCCAGCTCCGGTACGGTGGCGCTCAGCTACCCGACCAGCGGTACCCGCTTCACCCTGTCCACCAACACCGCGCTGGTCGGCGGCGAGCGCTGCACCCTGGCGATCACCGCCAGCGCCATCCGCGATGCCAGCGGGCTGAGCCCGGCGGCCAATCAATCCATCGCGTTTACCGTGGCGACCGCCAGCGGCGGCGGCACCGGCTACTACTCGCGGGTGAACACCACCAGCCCCAGCCAGCTGCGCTGCTCGCTCAACGCCACCATCCGCGGCCACACGGTCTACCCGTACAGCGGGACCGGCACCAACACCTGGACCATCCTGGAGATGGCCGACGAGGACCCCAACAACAGCGGCCGCATCCTGGACGCCTACCGCAACCGCAGCTACGCCAAGGTCAGCGACCGCGCCGGCACCGGCAGCGGGCTCACCTACAACCGCGAGCACACCTGGCCCAACTCGCTGGGCTTCGGCAGCGCCACCGGCGACCGCGGCCTGCCGTACGCGCCCTACACCGATACCCACATGCTGTACCTGACCGACACCACCTTCAACGCCGACCGCGGCAACAAGCCTTACGCCACCTGCACCAGCAGCTGCGGCGAGCGGGTGACCGAGGTCAACGACGGCAGCGGCGGTGGCAGCGGGCGCTATCCGGGCAATTCCAACTGGGTCCGCACGCCGGACGGCAACAGCGGCACCTTCGAGGTGTGGGGCCGGCGCAAGGGCGATATGGCGCGCGCGGTGATGTACATGGCGATCCGCTACGAAGGCGGCCTTGATGCGGCCACCGGCCAGTCCGAGCCGGACCTGGAACTCACCGACGACCGCAGCCGGATCGTGCAGACCTCGGCCTCGTCGGCCTACATGGGCCTGTTGTCCACCTTGCTGGCCTGGCACCAGGCCGACCCGCCGGACGATGCCGAGCGCGCGCGCAACCAGGTGATCTTCAGCTTCCAGGGCAACCGCAACCCGTTCGTCGACCATCCCGAATGGGCCACCGCCGGCCTGTTCACCTCGGCCAAGCCGGCCAGCTGCCAGCTGGCCAACTGA
- a CDS encoding co-chaperone GroES: MSIKPLHDRVVVKPIEADEVSAGGIVIPDSAKEKSTKGEVVAIGAGKPLDNGSLRAPVVKVGDKVIYGQYAGSSYKSEGVEYKVLREDDILAVIG; the protein is encoded by the coding sequence ATGAGCATCAAGCCGCTTCACGACCGCGTTGTAGTCAAGCCGATCGAAGCCGACGAAGTTTCCGCCGGCGGCATCGTGATCCCGGACTCCGCCAAGGAAAAGTCCACCAAGGGTGAAGTCGTCGCCATCGGCGCCGGCAAGCCCCTGGACAACGGCAGCCTGCGCGCGCCGGTGGTCAAGGTCGGCGACAAGGTCATCTACGGCCAGTACGCCGGCAGCAGCTACAAGTCCGAAGGCGTCGAGTACAAGGTGCTGCGCGAAGACGACATTCTGGCCGTCATCGGCTGA